From a region of the Petrotoga sibirica DSM 13575 genome:
- the ord gene encoding 2,4-diaminopentanoate dehydrogenase produces MYKVGIWGFGAMGSGIAKNILSKKNLKLVGVHDLRKEYIQKDVGELLGLGKIGIKVYSDAITMVKQTDPDLVVIATNSFISVVKDQIISILKENKNVITIAEEMAFPFSKDPQAANEIDKVAKNHNVSVLGTGVNPGFVLDTLIITLTGICLNVQRIKAARINDLSPFGPTVMETQGVGTTPEEFEQGIKSGKIVGHIGFEQSIHMIAKALGWEIDRIEQKREPIISNVLRETKYVKVQPGMVAGCNHTAKAYYKNELLIELEHPQQILPELEKVQTGDYVVIHGDPDISMAINPEIPGGKGTIAIATNMIPSVVEARPGLLTMVDLPIPRALLSEVR; encoded by the coding sequence TTGTACAAAGTAGGCATTTGGGGTTTTGGAGCAATGGGTAGTGGTATAGCAAAAAATATATTAAGTAAGAAAAATCTAAAATTGGTTGGTGTCCACGATCTCAGGAAGGAATATATCCAGAAAGATGTTGGAGAGTTGTTGGGGTTAGGAAAAATTGGAATAAAGGTTTACTCTGATGCTATAACAATGGTAAAACAAACGGACCCAGATCTTGTTGTAATCGCTACCAACTCTTTTATATCGGTGGTGAAGGATCAAATCATTTCTATATTGAAAGAAAACAAAAACGTAATTACCATTGCTGAAGAAATGGCTTTTCCTTTTTCAAAGGATCCACAAGCTGCAAATGAAATTGACAAGGTTGCCAAGAATCATAATGTATCCGTTTTAGGGACTGGAGTAAATCCAGGGTTTGTCCTGGATACACTAATTATAACGTTGACAGGAATATGTTTGAATGTGCAGAGAATTAAGGCTGCCAGAATTAATGATCTTTCGCCTTTTGGACCAACGGTAATGGAAACACAAGGTGTTGGAACAACACCTGAAGAATTTGAACAAGGAATAAAAAGCGGAAAGATAGTTGGTCATATAGGATTTGAACAGTCAATACATATGATAGCCAAGGCTTTAGGATGGGAAATTGATCGCATCGAGCAAAAAAGAGAACCTATAATTTCAAATGTCTTGAGGGAAACAAAGTATGTTAAGGTTCAACCAGGAATGGTAGCAGGGTGTAATCATACCGCAAAGGCTTATTATAAAAATGAGCTTTTGATAGAACTTGAACATCCTCAGCAAATACTTCCTGAATTAGAAAAGGTTCAGACAGGAGATTATGTAGTAATTCATGGGGATCCTGATATCTCAATGGCTATAAATCCTGAAATACCAGGGGGCAAAGGTACCATTGCCATAGCTACAAATATGATTCCATCCGTAGTTGAAGCTCGACCTGGTTTGTTAACTATGGTAGATTTGCCAATACCAAGGGCTTTACTTTCAGAGGTTCGTTGA
- the ortA gene encoding 2-amino-4-oxopentanoate thiolase subunit OrtA: MEIKKGDWVQIHYIALNHEERVSHLPEDTKKVPFEVRIKGFLEDEKAEIGDIVTIKTPIGRLVKGKLEKVNPKYEHNFGEPIPELLKINKDKLFLSRDRGEKPQS; this comes from the coding sequence ATGGAGATAAAAAAAGGTGACTGGGTTCAAATTCATTACATTGCTTTAAATCATGAAGAAAGAGTTTCACATTTGCCGGAAGATACCAAAAAAGTACCTTTTGAAGTTCGAATAAAAGGATTTTTAGAAGATGAAAAGGCTGAAATAGGCGATATCGTAACCATTAAAACCCCTATTGGGAGATTAGTTAAAGGAAAATTGGAAAAAGTTAATCCCAAATATGAGCATAACTTTGGAGAACCTATTCCCGAATTATTAAAAATTAACAAGGATAAACTGTTTCTGTCTAGAGACAGAGGCGAAAAGCCTCAGAGTTAA